Proteins encoded together in one Desulfosporosinus meridiei DSM 13257 window:
- a CDS encoding 4Fe-4S dicluster domain-containing protein yields the protein MKQPGFIIEHCRQNCPKATREWRELLEELPSNLASLNIEETLQKKFGQVNHHHLLKICLAGCPNGCSRPDIKDFSISGYVTPQTTDNPCIACHACVRSCLENAITIEKNGVVVIDKSKCLSCGNCLSVCPSGTLAAGESGWNLRIGGRMGRHPRFASFVKQAQTDEEVISWVIETIQDYLNNGGPQERFTHFVEQKI from the coding sequence ATGAAACAACCGGGGTTTATTATTGAACACTGCCGACAAAATTGTCCGAAGGCGACTCGAGAATGGAGGGAGCTTTTAGAGGAATTACCATCAAATTTAGCGTCTTTGAATATTGAGGAAACTCTTCAAAAAAAGTTCGGACAGGTTAATCACCATCATCTGCTGAAAATATGTTTGGCTGGTTGTCCAAATGGCTGCTCCCGACCAGATATTAAAGACTTTAGCATTTCCGGATATGTAACTCCTCAAACTACGGATAATCCCTGCATAGCCTGCCATGCTTGTGTCAGATCATGCTTAGAAAATGCGATTACCATAGAGAAAAATGGAGTAGTTGTCATTGATAAATCGAAATGCCTCTCTTGTGGAAATTGTTTAAGTGTTTGCCCTTCAGGTACACTAGCCGCAGGTGAAAGTGGCTGGAACTTGCGCATAGGTGGAAGAATGGGCCGACACCCACGTTTTGCATCTTTCGTTAAACAAGCTCAAACAGATGAAGAGGTAATTTCCTGGGTAATAGAGACTATTCAAGACTATCTTAATAATGGTGGCCCCCAAGAAAGATTCACCCATTTTGTTGAGCAGAAAATCTAG
- a CDS encoding response regulator transcription factor, with the protein MASILVIEDDRQIQEVIKTSLEIEGFTVFNSADGELGIEFARSNRPELIILDLALPLISGFDVIKTLRSLEDTQAIPIIMLSVNDDITDKIIGLELGADDYLTKPFSPRELLARIKARLREVHRKADPQESLLRWGELEIRKENYTVRLSEQPLNLTVKEFELLVLFVSNPYQVFSREYLIQKVWGNLSGSGTRALDVHISHLRNKLKALGPVLDSVRGVGYTFTHRRKH; encoded by the coding sequence ATGGCCAGTATTCTAGTCATTGAAGACGATAGGCAAATTCAAGAAGTCATTAAAACCAGCTTAGAAATTGAAGGGTTTACTGTATTTAATTCCGCTGATGGCGAACTGGGTATCGAATTTGCCAGAAGTAACCGACCAGAACTTATTATTCTTGATTTAGCTCTTCCATTGATAAGTGGATTTGATGTCATTAAAACCTTGCGTTCCTTAGAAGATACCCAAGCTATTCCAATAATAATGCTAAGTGTAAATGATGATATTACCGACAAAATAATCGGACTTGAGCTAGGGGCGGATGATTATTTAACAAAACCCTTTAGTCCTCGAGAATTGTTGGCCAGAATTAAAGCCAGACTCAGAGAAGTTCATCGTAAAGCAGATCCCCAGGAAAGCCTGTTGAGGTGGGGAGAACTTGAAATTAGGAAAGAAAATTATACTGTAAGATTATCTGAACAGCCTTTGAACCTAACAGTGAAAGAATTTGAATTACTTGTTCTCTTCGTGTCAAATCCCTACCAAGTCTTTAGCCGAGAATATTTAATTCAAAAGGTCTGGGGCAACCTTTCCGGCTCCGGAACCAGAGCGCTGGATGTGCATATCAGTCACCTCAGAAATAAATTAAAAGCCTTAGGACCGGTTCTAGATTCTGTGCGCGGAGTTGGATATACTTTTACTCACCGGCGCAAACACTGA
- a CDS encoding heterodisulfide reductase-related iron-sulfur binding cluster, with translation MATREVYWNIEGHHWLYLFFIIALAIFAYGVYKRVKLWKLGQPENRWKDIWPGIKDVLVYTFAHKRIFKDSFPGMMHAGIFYGFLFLAFATAIITLQADFSIDLFHGWLYLFIKVTANLFGLAALIGIIVAAYRRYIQRPDRLDNKADDGITLALLFAILLTGFIIQGARIAVLPDPWAAYAFVGQWMSIPIQALFNEAQILSLHVFLWWFHLFLAMAFIAYFPYSKLFHVLLGPLNQFFRNRGPIGIPEPIDFEDESLETFGKSQLREFSWKTLFNTDVCLRCGRCQDNCPAYLSGKHLNPKRIIQDMRVLMEEMGEALQAKSKVLVQAADQEAAAASEAEEIEEWTGRALIGEVIPEEDLWACTTCRSCEQQCPVFIEHVDKTIDMRRNLVLMETRFPAEAQLAFRNMENNGNPWGIGWTTRADFLTGLGVKTYEEDPNAEYLYWPGCSGAFDARNQRVSAALVKLLQAAGVHFAILGNEEKCCGDSARKLGNEYLFYSLATENIEVMKGYGVKKIITQCPHCYNFLKNEYPQLGGDFEVIHHTVFLLDLVKSGKLKLTNADRKSVTYHDSCYLGRYNEIYEQPRELLKAVGLSLREMSHTGEKSFCCGAGGGRMWLEEHDGQRINEMRTDEAIAVKSDYVGTACPFCLTMINDGIAAREVGEKLKALDVAEILEKAL, from the coding sequence ATGGCAACACGTGAAGTGTACTGGAATATTGAAGGACATCATTGGCTTTACTTATTCTTTATCATTGCACTTGCTATCTTTGCTTATGGAGTATATAAGCGTGTTAAGCTTTGGAAATTAGGACAGCCCGAAAATCGTTGGAAAGACATTTGGCCGGGGATCAAAGATGTACTCGTTTATACCTTTGCTCATAAACGGATTTTCAAAGACAGTTTCCCGGGAATGATGCATGCAGGTATATTCTACGGATTTTTATTCCTAGCTTTTGCCACTGCCATCATCACTCTCCAAGCAGATTTCTCTATTGATCTATTCCACGGTTGGCTATATCTATTTATTAAGGTTACTGCTAACTTGTTTGGACTCGCTGCCTTAATAGGCATAATCGTCGCTGCTTACCGAAGATATATTCAGCGACCGGATCGTTTAGATAATAAGGCGGATGATGGTATTACCCTGGCTTTATTATTTGCAATCCTTTTGACAGGGTTCATCATTCAGGGAGCACGTATTGCAGTATTGCCAGATCCTTGGGCCGCCTATGCATTTGTTGGGCAGTGGATGTCTATTCCAATCCAAGCGTTGTTCAATGAAGCGCAAATCTTGTCTCTGCACGTCTTCCTTTGGTGGTTCCATCTTTTCCTTGCCATGGCCTTCATAGCATATTTCCCCTATTCCAAGCTGTTCCATGTCTTACTCGGCCCGCTTAATCAGTTCTTCCGCAATCGTGGACCAATAGGTATTCCTGAGCCAATAGATTTTGAAGATGAGAGCCTTGAAACCTTTGGAAAAAGCCAATTACGTGAGTTTTCCTGGAAGACATTATTTAATACAGATGTTTGTTTACGCTGTGGGCGCTGCCAGGATAACTGTCCTGCCTACTTAAGCGGCAAGCATTTAAATCCAAAACGAATTATTCAGGATATGCGAGTTCTTATGGAGGAAATGGGTGAGGCACTCCAAGCTAAGAGTAAAGTATTAGTGCAAGCTGCTGATCAGGAAGCTGCTGCGGCAAGCGAAGCTGAAGAGATTGAAGAATGGACTGGTCGGGCGCTAATCGGTGAAGTCATACCTGAAGAAGATTTATGGGCTTGTACTACCTGTCGTTCCTGTGAACAGCAATGTCCGGTATTCATTGAGCACGTTGATAAGACCATTGATATGCGTCGGAATCTTGTACTCATGGAGACACGCTTCCCAGCAGAAGCTCAATTAGCTTTCCGCAACATGGAGAATAACGGTAACCCATGGGGAATCGGTTGGACTACTCGGGCGGATTTTCTTACAGGGCTGGGAGTTAAAACTTATGAAGAAGATCCTAACGCTGAGTATCTGTATTGGCCTGGTTGCTCCGGAGCATTCGATGCTCGTAATCAAAGAGTTTCAGCTGCCCTTGTTAAGCTATTACAAGCTGCAGGCGTTCACTTTGCAATACTGGGGAATGAAGAGAAGTGCTGTGGTGACTCCGCTCGTAAGTTAGGAAACGAATATTTATTCTATTCCTTAGCCACAGAAAACATTGAAGTTATGAAGGGCTATGGAGTGAAGAAAATTATTACCCAATGCCCACACTGCTACAACTTCTTGAAAAACGAATACCCACAACTTGGCGGGGACTTCGAAGTGATTCACCATACAGTATTCCTCTTAGATCTAGTCAAGTCCGGCAAACTTAAGTTAACAAACGCGGACAGAAAATCAGTTACCTACCACGATTCTTGTTACCTCGGTCGGTATAACGAGATCTATGAACAGCCTCGTGAACTGCTTAAGGCGGTAGGCTTAAGTCTTAGGGAGATGTCACACACTGGTGAGAAGAGTTTCTGTTGTGGTGCCGGCGGAGGCCGTATGTGGCTCGAAGAGCATGATGGTCAAAGAATTAATGAAATGCGGACTGATGAAGCTATTGCAGTTAAATCTGATTATGTGGGTACAGCATGCCCCTTCTGTTTAACCATGATTAATGATGGTATAGCGGCCCGTGAAGTTGGAGAAAAGCTAAAGGCATTAGATGTAGCGGAAATACTTGAAAAAGCCCTATAA
- the pstB gene encoding phosphate ABC transporter ATP-binding protein PstB, whose protein sequence is MDKIVVKELDLFYGEQQALNSISIAMKERSVTALIGPSGCGKSTFLRTLNRMQDLTPGVKIIGQVKIDGQDVYAADTDVVLLRKKVGMVFQHPNPFPKSVFENVAYGPRIHGETDKKKLSEIVETSLKDAALWNEVKDRLHESALGLSGGQQQRLCIARLLAVGPEILLMDEPTSALDPISTMKIEELIAELKDKYTIIIVTHNMHQASRVSDRTAFFLSGDLIEEDITSVLFTRPAKKKTEDYISGRFG, encoded by the coding sequence ATGGATAAGATCGTGGTTAAAGAACTCGACCTTTTTTACGGGGAACAGCAGGCCTTAAATAGTATCAGCATAGCTATGAAGGAGAGAAGTGTGACTGCTCTTATTGGTCCCTCCGGCTGTGGAAAGTCAACCTTTTTACGGACGCTTAACCGAATGCAAGATTTGACACCGGGTGTAAAAATCATAGGTCAGGTTAAGATCGATGGGCAGGACGTTTATGCAGCTGACACCGATGTGGTTTTACTTAGGAAGAAGGTAGGAATGGTATTCCAGCACCCTAATCCTTTCCCGAAATCAGTCTTTGAAAATGTGGCCTATGGTCCACGAATTCACGGAGAAACTGACAAGAAGAAATTAAGTGAAATCGTTGAAACCAGTTTAAAAGATGCCGCTTTGTGGAACGAGGTGAAAGATCGCTTACATGAATCCGCTTTAGGACTTTCCGGTGGTCAGCAACAAAGACTTTGCATTGCACGCTTATTGGCAGTGGGGCCCGAAATTTTGCTAATGGATGAACCGACCTCTGCCCTCGATCCAATTTCGACGATGAAGATTGAGGAATTAATTGCAGAGCTGAAAGACAAGTATACAATTATCATTGTGACTCACAATATGCATCAAGCTTCCCGGGTTTCGGACAGAACTGCCTTTTTCTTAAGCGGTGATTTAATCGAGGAAGATATAACAAGTGTACTCTTTACTCGACCGGCAAAGAAGAAAACAGAGGATTATATATCCGGACGATTTGGTTGA
- the pstA gene encoding phosphate ABC transporter permease PstA, whose amino-acid sequence MKAHQANRFASILLWIGAIFILALLVAFLTLILGRGLPYLTAEFFSGSDGVRGQLFNSFYILFLSLIFSLPIGLGAGIYMAEYAPQNRFTDLIRLSTESLASVPSIVFGLFGMIVFVNMFGLGFTILGGSATLALLNLPILVRVTEESLRAVPRSYREASLALGATMWQTLRKVILPTALPGLITGITLVAGRALGETAILIFTAGMNVSRILFDVNPLAAGETLAVHLFAVKSNPLPGTNSDQIADGTAALLILMVIVFNLCLSIPSRWLQYRLQGKHRG is encoded by the coding sequence TTGAAAGCACATCAAGCAAACCGATTTGCCAGCATTCTGCTTTGGATTGGCGCTATTTTCATCCTTGCACTATTAGTTGCTTTTTTAACTCTAATTTTAGGTCGTGGTCTACCATACCTGACGGCTGAGTTCTTTAGTGGTTCAGATGGGGTCAGGGGGCAATTGTTTAATTCCTTCTATATTTTATTTCTGTCCTTAATATTTTCCCTCCCCATTGGTTTAGGTGCCGGAATCTACATGGCTGAATACGCACCTCAGAATAGGTTTACTGACCTCATTCGTTTAAGTACAGAGAGCTTAGCCAGTGTACCATCCATAGTCTTCGGCCTCTTTGGTATGATAGTCTTTGTCAATATGTTTGGCTTGGGATTCACAATCTTAGGAGGATCTGCCACTCTGGCGTTACTCAATTTGCCGATCTTAGTGCGGGTTACAGAAGAATCCTTACGGGCAGTCCCCAGAAGTTATCGAGAAGCAAGTTTAGCTTTAGGGGCAACCATGTGGCAAACTTTGCGCAAGGTTATTCTGCCGACAGCTCTTCCAGGGCTGATTACCGGAATAACCCTAGTTGCAGGCAGAGCACTTGGGGAAACAGCAATTCTGATCTTCACAGCAGGAATGAATGTCTCCCGAATTCTCTTTGACGTTAACCCTCTAGCCGCCGGAGAGACACTAGCCGTTCATTTATTTGCGGTAAAGTCAAATCCTTTACCTGGCACAAATTCCGACCAGATTGCAGATGGAACCGCCGCTCTGTTAATCCTCATGGTTATCGTCTTTAACCTTTGTTTATCAATACCAAGTCGTTGGCTGCAATATCGACTTCAAGGGAAACATAGGGGCTAG
- a CDS encoding phosphate ABC transporter substrate-binding protein has translation MFKSKSKIALVSTTLIAMLALVGCGQTAAPTTTPAPSSNSTSIDKKTISAAGSTALQPLVKLAADDFMAQNSGVQVNLSGGGSMTGLNNVASGSIEIGNSDVVSPDELKSAGLVDHQVCVAPFLLIVNKDVTVDSLTKEQAADIFTGKVTNWKDVGGKDMKVSIIGRAASSGTRLNIEKIVMDGKKMTDAAAAQDSTGNLLTGVAQTPGAIGYIDAAYLKDTVKALKFNGVAYSPETVINGQYPIYSYEHMYTKGEPTGTVKLFLDYILSTEFQEKNVEKAGFIPVSKMKK, from the coding sequence TTGTTTAAATCTAAATCGAAAATTGCACTTGTAAGTACTACTCTCATTGCTATGCTTGCTCTAGTAGGGTGTGGACAGACTGCAGCACCAACTACAACCCCAGCACCATCTTCAAACTCAACCTCAATTGATAAGAAAACAATTTCTGCCGCAGGATCAACAGCTCTCCAACCACTCGTAAAATTGGCAGCCGATGATTTTATGGCTCAAAATTCCGGGGTGCAAGTGAACCTTAGCGGCGGTGGTTCTATGACAGGTTTAAACAATGTAGCTAGCGGCTCCATTGAAATTGGTAATTCTGACGTTGTCAGCCCGGATGAGCTTAAAAGCGCAGGATTAGTTGATCACCAAGTCTGTGTAGCTCCCTTCTTACTAATAGTTAATAAAGATGTCACCGTTGATAGTTTAACGAAAGAACAAGCGGCAGATATATTTACCGGTAAAGTCACCAACTGGAAAGACGTTGGCGGTAAAGATATGAAAGTCTCAATAATTGGCCGTGCTGCTTCTTCTGGAACCCGTTTAAATATTGAAAAGATTGTTATGGATGGCAAAAAAATGACTGATGCAGCAGCTGCGCAAGATTCAACAGGTAATTTACTGACAGGTGTCGCTCAAACTCCAGGTGCTATAGGCTATATCGATGCTGCCTACTTGAAAGACACAGTTAAGGCTTTGAAGTTTAATGGTGTAGCATACAGCCCAGAAACTGTTATTAACGGCCAGTATCCAATTTACTCTTATGAGCATATGTACACTAAAGGGGAACCTACCGGTACCGTCAAACTTTTCCTGGATTACATTTTAAGTACAGAATTCCAAGAAAAGAATGTAGAGAAGGCAGGATTTATACCTGTTAGTAAAATGAAAAAATAA
- a CDS encoding Crp/Fnr family transcriptional regulator translates to MINDQQLKDLLSKGFFSGKMTPEFINFCLSHGRIRRYAAKQYLYFSGDEGTTLYFLINGRVRLYLMSEYTEKIIRVLNAPAFFPEVILDGKPYPHSALCIEETEVLTIDRLTFMRFIESNPSLIWLLYDDLALDLRRSYRQIRNLSLGDARLRLAAKLFALAHVHGQKTKSGVMITIPLSATELAGMCSLARESVSRILTELKEVKIIEIKKKDITIMDMENLRIWIHERASRSRTLD, encoded by the coding sequence ATGATCAACGATCAGCAACTAAAGGATCTTTTATCTAAAGGATTTTTTTCAGGTAAAATGACACCTGAATTTATTAATTTTTGTCTCTCTCATGGAAGAATCCGACGTTATGCTGCTAAACAATATCTCTATTTTTCTGGAGATGAAGGTACTACTCTTTATTTTTTAATTAATGGTCGAGTTAGACTCTATTTAATGAGTGAATATACCGAAAAAATAATCCGGGTACTTAATGCTCCAGCTTTTTTTCCCGAGGTTATTCTCGACGGGAAACCTTACCCCCATTCAGCTCTTTGCATAGAGGAGACAGAAGTATTGACAATTGATCGGCTAACATTTATGCGTTTTATAGAGAGTAATCCATCCTTAATTTGGTTATTGTATGATGATCTTGCTCTTGATTTACGGCGTTCCTACCGACAAATTAGAAATCTATCCCTTGGGGATGCCCGCCTGCGCCTGGCTGCAAAGCTTTTTGCTCTTGCCCATGTACACGGTCAAAAAACCAAGAGCGGAGTTATGATTACCATACCTCTATCTGCCACAGAGCTTGCCGGCATGTGTAGTTTGGCTCGTGAATCTGTCAGTCGGATTTTAACAGAGTTAAAAGAAGTAAAAATCATTGAGATCAAGAAAAAAGATATAACAATTATGGATATGGAAAATCTTCGAATCTGGATACACGAGCGGGCTTCTCGCTCTCGAACTCTAGACTAA
- the phoU gene encoding phosphate signaling complex protein PhoU, with amino-acid sequence MPTRQKFDHELEDLRLKILTLGKMAEQQIALAVNSLINQDLELANSIVVKDLELNDLRADIEETCILLIATQQPFARDLRKLVAGFKISIYLERMGDLAVDLAKVSIRIGQEKLIKPLVDIPRMSGIVQEMIRIGLKAYVDEDCGAAAEMSLMDDEIDKIYSGVFGELKTIMMENPNNVTQANYLLFASRFLERLGDYCTNIAEEIVYICNGKRMDLNE; translated from the coding sequence ATGCCTACTCGCCAGAAATTTGATCATGAACTAGAAGATCTGCGCCTGAAAATTTTAACCCTGGGAAAGATGGCCGAACAACAAATAGCACTTGCAGTCAATTCTTTAATAAACCAGGATCTAGAGTTGGCTAATTCCATCGTCGTGAAAGATTTGGAACTAAATGATTTGCGAGCAGACATTGAAGAAACATGTATTCTCCTAATCGCAACGCAGCAGCCCTTTGCTCGTGATTTACGCAAACTTGTAGCTGGTTTCAAAATATCCATATACCTTGAGAGAATGGGGGACCTGGCTGTTGATCTAGCTAAAGTGTCCATCAGAATAGGTCAAGAAAAGTTAATCAAACCATTGGTAGACATTCCACGAATGAGTGGAATTGTGCAAGAAATGATTAGAATTGGTCTGAAAGCATACGTAGACGAGGATTGTGGCGCAGCTGCAGAGATGTCCTTAATGGATGATGAGATTGACAAGATTTATTCCGGAGTCTTTGGGGAACTAAAAACCATTATGATGGAAAACCCTAATAATGTGACACAGGCCAATTATCTGCTGTTTGCCAGCCGTTTCTTGGAACGTCTGGGAGATTATTGTACGAATATAGCCGAAGAAATTGTTTATATATGTAATGGTAAGAGGATGGATCTTAACGAATAG
- a CDS encoding electron transfer flavoprotein subunit alpha/FixB family protein, protein MAKGIMIIVEQRNLQVRKVSLELLSEARKIADQTGESVVAVVLGQGIDELAPTLAASGADKVIVIDDAKLAEYSTGAYTSVLNKIIRKEEPQAVLLGNTAAGKDLAPRLAQRLGIGLASDCTGMEIDSANFLTFKRPIYAGKAFAHLTSNVRPIMATIRPNTFPVTPPDAARQAEVVKEVADIDAADLTAILKEVAIAASKRPELTEANIIVSGGRGMKGPENYSILEDLADVIGAAVGASRAAVDSGWKEHKYQVGQTGKTVAPTLYIACGISGAIQHLAGMGSSKFIVAINKDPEANIFNVADYGIVGDLFEVVPLLTEEFKKLVNE, encoded by the coding sequence ATGGCTAAAGGAATTATGATTATTGTTGAACAACGCAATCTGCAAGTTCGTAAAGTTTCGTTAGAACTACTTAGTGAAGCCCGTAAAATCGCAGACCAAACTGGTGAGTCAGTAGTAGCTGTTGTGCTTGGTCAAGGCATTGATGAACTTGCGCCAACTCTTGCCGCTAGTGGTGCTGACAAAGTAATCGTCATCGATGATGCTAAGTTAGCAGAATACTCCACAGGTGCCTATACCTCTGTGCTCAATAAGATCATTCGTAAAGAAGAGCCACAGGCTGTTTTACTCGGAAATACTGCTGCCGGTAAAGATCTTGCTCCACGCTTGGCCCAACGTCTTGGAATTGGCTTAGCATCTGACTGCACAGGCATGGAAATTGACTCCGCTAACTTCTTAACATTTAAACGTCCGATTTACGCCGGTAAGGCATTTGCTCATCTCACTTCCAACGTTCGCCCAATTATGGCTACGATTCGTCCTAATACATTCCCTGTAACGCCTCCGGATGCTGCTCGTCAGGCAGAAGTTGTCAAAGAAGTTGCTGATATTGATGCAGCTGATTTAACGGCAATTCTTAAGGAAGTCGCTATCGCTGCTTCCAAACGCCCAGAGCTTACAGAGGCTAACATCATTGTATCTGGTGGACGGGGTATGAAAGGCCCAGAGAATTACAGCATTCTCGAAGACTTGGCTGATGTAATTGGTGCGGCTGTAGGAGCTTCACGTGCTGCAGTTGATTCGGGCTGGAAAGAGCATAAATACCAAGTTGGACAGACTGGAAAAACAGTTGCCCCAACCCTCTATATTGCTTGCGGAATTTCCGGAGCAATCCAACACTTAGCAGGTATGGGCTCCTCAAAATTCATTGTGGCCATTAACAAAGATCCGGAAGCTAACATCTTTAATGTAGCTGACTATGGTATTGTTGGAGACCTTTTTGAAGTAGTCCCCTTGCTAACTGAAGAGTTCAAAAAGCTTGTCAACGAATAA
- a CDS encoding electron transfer flavoprotein subunit beta/FixA family protein — translation MNIVVFIKQTFDTEAKIVLDASGKIDANGVNLIINPYDEYAIEEGIRLKEKHGGEVTVVSMGGSRAQEAVRTALAMGADKGVLVSDPGLENTDEFGRAQILAKVVADIPHDVILAGRIAIDDGASQIAVRLAEALSIPSVSSVIKLEVAGTQATATREIDGGTELIEVSFPAVFTAQKGLNDPRYPSVAGIMKAKKKPLKSLTLADLGFGAGDLKMVINQYSLPTPRKAGRKIDGEPAQAASELAKLLREEAKVL, via the coding sequence GTGAATATTGTCGTTTTTATCAAACAAACATTCGATACTGAGGCTAAAATCGTACTAGATGCTAGCGGTAAAATCGATGCCAATGGGGTTAACTTAATTATTAACCCTTACGATGAGTATGCCATTGAAGAAGGAATCAGACTTAAGGAAAAGCACGGCGGCGAAGTGACCGTTGTAAGCATGGGGGGTTCACGTGCTCAAGAAGCAGTCCGTACTGCTTTGGCAATGGGTGCAGACAAAGGTGTATTAGTAAGCGATCCTGGACTAGAGAATACCGATGAATTCGGCAGAGCTCAAATACTAGCTAAGGTTGTTGCCGATATTCCTCATGATGTAATTTTAGCCGGACGTATTGCTATTGATGATGGTGCAAGTCAAATTGCTGTTCGTTTAGCAGAGGCGTTAAGCATCCCTTCAGTCAGCAGTGTTATTAAACTAGAAGTTGCCGGAACCCAAGCAACTGCAACTCGTGAAATTGACGGCGGGACTGAATTAATCGAAGTTAGCTTCCCTGCAGTATTTACGGCCCAAAAAGGCTTAAATGATCCTCGCTATCCATCCGTAGCTGGTATCATGAAAGCTAAGAAGAAACCATTAAAAAGCTTAACCCTTGCAGATCTTGGTTTTGGCGCTGGAGATTTGAAAATGGTTATTAATCAATATAGTTTACCTACACCTCGTAAAGCAGGGCGCAAAATTGATGGCGAACCTGCACAAGCTGCCAGTGAATTAGCAAAACTCTTGCGTGAAGAAGCTAAGGTTCTGTAA
- the pstC gene encoding phosphate ABC transporter permease subunit PstC has product MPQPTKSWVYYNDRLARYLFISSAVLVSLIILCIIWFVGMQGLSTFREVSFLEFFTSSKWSPDSGQYGALTFIAGSIGTTLIAILLGGPLGLAGAVFLAEIAPPWVRAIMRPATDLFAGIPSVVYGYVGITVIVGFTRKLTNSSTGYGMLAAGIVLAIMILPTVISLSEDALRSLPGSYKEASLALGATRWQTIWRILVPAASPGILTAIILAMARAIGETMAVQMVIGNSPRFPDSLGSPTSTLTSNIVMEMGNTPYGSTWNNGLFMMAFILLVIALIMIILVRTASRKGAVR; this is encoded by the coding sequence TTGCCTCAACCTACGAAGTCATGGGTATATTATAATGACCGCTTAGCACGTTACTTATTTATCAGCAGTGCAGTCCTAGTATCTTTAATCATCTTATGTATTATTTGGTTTGTGGGGATGCAGGGTTTATCTACCTTTCGAGAAGTCAGCTTTCTTGAATTTTTCACAAGCAGTAAATGGAGTCCGGATTCCGGTCAATACGGTGCACTGACCTTTATTGCTGGATCAATTGGTACTACTCTTATTGCCATTTTGTTAGGTGGTCCATTAGGGCTGGCAGGAGCCGTTTTTTTAGCAGAAATTGCGCCACCTTGGGTACGGGCTATAATGCGCCCTGCCACTGATTTATTTGCCGGGATCCCTTCTGTAGTCTATGGTTATGTGGGGATTACGGTGATAGTAGGCTTTACACGCAAACTCACTAATTCTTCCACCGGTTATGGTATGTTGGCGGCAGGCATAGTATTAGCTATTATGATCTTGCCAACAGTTATTAGTCTTTCGGAAGATGCCTTGCGTTCTTTGCCCGGTTCTTATAAAGAGGCGTCCTTAGCTTTAGGGGCCACACGCTGGCAAACTATATGGCGTATTCTTGTGCCGGCCGCTTCTCCCGGGATATTAACAGCGATTATTTTAGCCATGGCTAGAGCCATCGGGGAAACCATGGCGGTTCAGATGGTTATAGGTAATTCTCCGAGATTCCCAGACTCTTTAGGCAGTCCAACCTCAACCTTGACGAGTAATATTGTTATGGAAATGGGCAATACACCTTATGGATCGACTTGGAATAATGGCTTATTTATGATGGCATTTATTCTTTTAGTTATTGCGTTGATTATGATTATTCTAGTTAGAACGGCCTCGCGAAAGGGGGCAGTCCGTTGA